TTGTGCTCAAAGAGGAGGTAGACCCTTGCGGACGGTAACTCTTCGCCTTTGAGCATGAGGCTGAAAACCAGATCAGAGAAATGCTTCTTCAGGTTGTCATCCACATAGGAGACATTCTCCAGCCTCAGGGAATCCAAATCGATATTGCGTTGAATCTCCGCGGACAAATGCTGCCGCAAGAAGTATTTTGTGTTGCCCGCATTACGGAAGACCTTGTGGAACAGCCCTTCATGCGGAGCATATTCTCTCTTTGAAGCCATGTGTCAAGGATACTTGGGATGCAACCGCTTGGCAAGCGTGCAGTCCCTTTGAGTAATGGCATAACCGGGCCAGCCACCCTGAAATACCGGGATGAAGAGGAGATATTGGCCAGGCAGGATGACCCGGAGGCCTACAACTGGGAGGTCATTTGGCCGGTCAAGGTGCGGCTGAATCGGGAGTATGTGCAGAACTGGTCCTTTTGGAAGGATGTGAAATATATTTGGCAGACTGTGGTTCACTGAACATGGGAAGAGTATAGCCCACTGGTCTGACTACAGAATTCTGAAAAGAGAAGAGTATGGCCCACGAAACACCCCAGTGTACTGGAAGAAAGTACACGGGGCAGGCTCGAAACACACGAAAAAAAGAGAATATAAGCAAGAGATATCGCCAAAGGCGAGATCTCTTGCTTCAACTTTCGTG
The window above is part of the Desulfovermiculus halophilus DSM 18834 genome. Proteins encoded here:
- a CDS encoding sugar transferase, giving the protein MSNGITGPATLKYRDEEEILARQDDPEAYNWEVIWPVKVRLNREYVQNWSFWKDVKYIWQTVVH